In one Solanum dulcamara chromosome 1, daSolDulc1.2, whole genome shotgun sequence genomic region, the following are encoded:
- the LOC129889098 gene encoding uncharacterized protein LOC129889098, whose amino-acid sequence MEEQEWQMQLTVMILNKEKAIKEPAVNMAGAANMAGTNDIADLSTGQVKEIGKETGGLYILLDHTNNHSPNKEPNLMVVALYNAGEYLLWNKRLEHPSINVLRKMSLALEGKDNIIKDECTV is encoded by the exons ATGGAGGAACAAGAATGGCAAATGCAGTTGACTGTGATGATTCTTAACAAAGAAAAGGCCATAAAAGAACCAGCAGTTAACATGGCAGGTGCAGCTAATATGGCAGGTACAAATGACATAGCAG ACCTATCCACTGGGCAAGTGAAGGAGATTGGTAAAGAAACAGGAGGTCTCTACATATTGTTGGATCACACCAATAATCATAGCCCAAATAAAGAACCAAATCTGATGGTTGTTGCTCTATACAATGCTGGAGAATATCTACTGTGGAATAAGAGACTAGAACATCCATCAATAAATGTTCTCAGGAAAATGTCATTAGCACTGGAAGGAAAGGACAACATCATCAAGGATGAATGCACAGTATGA